The genomic stretch TCACCCAATCGGACCTGCTGATCATCAACAAGACGGACCTGGCGCCGCACGTGGGCGCGGACCTGTCGGTGATGGACCGCGACGCGCGGAAGATGCGCGGTGACGGGCCCTTCGTCTTCACCCAGGTGACCAAAGGCGTGGGGCTGCAAGAGGTCATCGACCACATCCTCGGAGCGTGGCGCAAGGCGACGGGCTCCGCCTGAGCGGTCCTCTCCTTTCCCGGCGGCCTCAGAGATCTGTGAGGCCCGAGGGCACAGCTCCGGATTTCCGAGAGGGCCCCCGGTGCGCTCTTCCCGGAAGACGGTGGGATGAGGATGGCCCGGCGGTTGCACTGGCGCCGGAGCTCACGCTCAGGAGGACGCAGATGCGACTGACACTTCCGTTGATGGCCCTCACCACGCTCATGGTTGCCTGTGGAGAGATCGAGGTCTCCCTCACCACGGACGCCACGGCGTATCAGCCTGGTGACACCGTCCAGCTCTTGCTTCAGAACCAGGGCACTCCCAAGGTGGGCTACAACTTCTGCATCGTCCGAATCGAGCGCCGGGAAGAGGACGCCGGGTGGACCCACACGCCGCACCTCGGCGAGGACGAGGCCTGCCCCGCCATGAGTCAAACGCTGAAGGGCGGCGCACAGGCCCAGGGCACGCTGCGGCTCCCCGTGGAGCTACGGGCCGGTGA from Stigmatella aurantiaca encodes the following:
- a CDS encoding immunoglobulin-like domain-containing protein, translating into MRLTLPLMALTTLMVACGEIEVSLTTDATAYQPGDTVQLLLQNQGTPKVGYNFCIVRIERREEDAGWTHTPHLGEDEACPAMSQTLKGGAQAQGTLRLPVELRAGEYRIVHEVDTFRTDSQGRTVQEPVTSNLFLVGEEGTP